The Nycticebus coucang isolate mNycCou1 chromosome 2, mNycCou1.pri, whole genome shotgun sequence genome includes a window with the following:
- the C2H16orf86 gene encoding uncharacterized protein C16orf86 homolog isoform X3, producing the protein MASAGAEKQPGAQEAMGPAQLPEVSSGCPQTSECLVTGNQRLVPVHEACQIQGEDKCPTGAALEPELQEGLKQEAERLKAEGEAPEERGPRPAASLVRPSHCLKRKPINLPGPSHHAHSRTEADLPPGLPLQKEEPEGSPSEPLPSAKQHKKAKKRKSLGAPMLPAVACTVTAPSEALGLERKAQRLRPLYQYINYCNPELNQAVEGDNVAKAEVEAESELALIPEEAGVEQLQALLPMAGEEAGEEPGGLSSLGVTGHLKAEVDKSTQVDIDKMLSVCAAPLVPPLSPQYK; encoded by the exons ATGGCCTCAGCAGGGGCTGAAAAGCAGCCTGGGGCCCAGGAGGCCATGGGGCCGGCACAGCTCCCAGAGGTGTCCAGTGGCTGCCCTCAGACCTCTGAG TGTCTAGTAACGGGAAACCAGCGCCTGGTGCCAGTGCATGAAGCCTGCCAGATTCAGGGGGAGGACAAGTGTCCAACAGGTGCAGCCTTAGAGCCAGAGCTCCAGGAGGGACTCAAGCAGGAGGCGGAGAGGCTCAAGGCAGAGGGGGAGGCACCAGAGGAGAGAGGCCCCAGGCCAGCAGCCTCCCTTGTGAGGCCCAGCCATTGCCTGAAGAGGAAGCCAATCAA cctcccagggcCTAGCCACCATGCCCATTCTAGGACCGAAGCTGACCTGCCACCGGGGCTGCCACTGCAGAAGGAGGAGCCAGAGGGCAGCCCGAGTGAGCCTTTACCATCTGCCAAACAGCACAAAAAAGCCAAAAAGCGCAAGAGTCTGGGGGCTCCCATGCTCCCAGCTGTGGCCTGCACAGTAACTGCACCCTCAGAGGCCTTGGGCCTGGAGC GAAAGGCCCAGCGCCTACGGCCTCTGTACCAGTACATCAACTACTGCAACCCTGAGCTGAACCAAGCAGTGGAGGGGGACAATGTGGCCAAGGCTGAGGTGGAGGCTGAGTCAGAGCTGGCCCTGATTCCCGAGGAGGCAGGTGTGGAGCAACTGCAGGCCTTGCTGCCCATGGCAG GAGAAGAGGCTGGAGAGGAGCCTGGGGGTTTATCCAGCCTTGGGGTGACTGGCCACCTCAAGGCCGAGGTGGATAAGTCAACCCAGGTGGACATTGACAAGATGCTGAGTGTCTGCGCTGCTCCGCttgtccctcccctctcccctcagtACAAGTGA
- the C2H16orf86 gene encoding uncharacterized protein C16orf86 homolog isoform X2, with protein sequence MASAGAEKQPGAQEAMGPAQLPEVSSGCPQTSECLVTGNQRLVPVHEACQIQGEDKCPTGAALEPELQEGLKQEAERLKAEGEAPEERGPRPAASLVRPSHCLKRKPIKTEADLPPGLPLQKEEPEGSPSEPLPSAKQHKKAKKRKSLGAPMLPAVACTVTAPSEALGLERKAQRLRPLYQYINYCNPELNQAVEGDNVAKAEVEAESELALIPEEAGVEQLQALLPMAGELGSGLALPCSSMLVPSTHALAPLGEEAGEEPGGLSSLGVTGHLKAEVDKSTQVDIDKMLSVCAAPLVPPLSPQYK encoded by the exons ATGGCCTCAGCAGGGGCTGAAAAGCAGCCTGGGGCCCAGGAGGCCATGGGGCCGGCACAGCTCCCAGAGGTGTCCAGTGGCTGCCCTCAGACCTCTGAG TGTCTAGTAACGGGAAACCAGCGCCTGGTGCCAGTGCATGAAGCCTGCCAGATTCAGGGGGAGGACAAGTGTCCAACAGGTGCAGCCTTAGAGCCAGAGCTCCAGGAGGGACTCAAGCAGGAGGCGGAGAGGCTCAAGGCAGAGGGGGAGGCACCAGAGGAGAGAGGCCCCAGGCCAGCAGCCTCCCTTGTGAGGCCCAGCCATTGCCTGAAGAGGAAGCCAATCAA GACCGAAGCTGACCTGCCACCGGGGCTGCCACTGCAGAAGGAGGAGCCAGAGGGCAGCCCGAGTGAGCCTTTACCATCTGCCAAACAGCACAAAAAAGCCAAAAAGCGCAAGAGTCTGGGGGCTCCCATGCTCCCAGCTGTGGCCTGCACAGTAACTGCACCCTCAGAGGCCTTGGGCCTGGAGC GAAAGGCCCAGCGCCTACGGCCTCTGTACCAGTACATCAACTACTGCAACCCTGAGCTGAACCAAGCAGTGGAGGGGGACAATGTGGCCAAGGCTGAGGTGGAGGCTGAGTCAGAGCTGGCCCTGATTCCCGAGGAGGCAGGTGTGGAGCAACTGCAGGCCTTGCTGCCCATGGCAGGTGAGCTGGGCTCAGGCCTTGCATTGCCGTGCTCCAGTATGTTAGTTCCCTCCACCCATGCTCTGGCTCCCCTAGGAGAAGAGGCTGGAGAGGAGCCTGGGGGTTTATCCAGCCTTGGGGTGACTGGCCACCTCAAGGCCGAGGTGGATAAGTCAACCCAGGTGGACATTGACAAGATGCTGAGTGTCTGCGCTGCTCCGCttgtccctcccctctcccctcagtACAAGTGA
- the C2H16orf86 gene encoding uncharacterized protein C16orf86 homolog isoform X1: MASAGAEKQPGAQEAMGPAQLPEVSSGCPQTSECLVTGNQRLVPVHEACQIQGEDKCPTGAALEPELQEGLKQEAERLKAEGEAPEERGPRPAASLVRPSHCLKRKPINLPGPSHHAHSRTEADLPPGLPLQKEEPEGSPSEPLPSAKQHKKAKKRKSLGAPMLPAVACTVTAPSEALGLERKAQRLRPLYQYINYCNPELNQAVEGDNVAKAEVEAESELALIPEEAGVEQLQALLPMAGELGSGLALPCSSMLVPSTHALAPLGEEAGEEPGGLSSLGVTGHLKAEVDKSTQVDIDKMLSVCAAPLVPPLSPQYK, translated from the exons ATGGCCTCAGCAGGGGCTGAAAAGCAGCCTGGGGCCCAGGAGGCCATGGGGCCGGCACAGCTCCCAGAGGTGTCCAGTGGCTGCCCTCAGACCTCTGAG TGTCTAGTAACGGGAAACCAGCGCCTGGTGCCAGTGCATGAAGCCTGCCAGATTCAGGGGGAGGACAAGTGTCCAACAGGTGCAGCCTTAGAGCCAGAGCTCCAGGAGGGACTCAAGCAGGAGGCGGAGAGGCTCAAGGCAGAGGGGGAGGCACCAGAGGAGAGAGGCCCCAGGCCAGCAGCCTCCCTTGTGAGGCCCAGCCATTGCCTGAAGAGGAAGCCAATCAA cctcccagggcCTAGCCACCATGCCCATTCTAGGACCGAAGCTGACCTGCCACCGGGGCTGCCACTGCAGAAGGAGGAGCCAGAGGGCAGCCCGAGTGAGCCTTTACCATCTGCCAAACAGCACAAAAAAGCCAAAAAGCGCAAGAGTCTGGGGGCTCCCATGCTCCCAGCTGTGGCCTGCACAGTAACTGCACCCTCAGAGGCCTTGGGCCTGGAGC GAAAGGCCCAGCGCCTACGGCCTCTGTACCAGTACATCAACTACTGCAACCCTGAGCTGAACCAAGCAGTGGAGGGGGACAATGTGGCCAAGGCTGAGGTGGAGGCTGAGTCAGAGCTGGCCCTGATTCCCGAGGAGGCAGGTGTGGAGCAACTGCAGGCCTTGCTGCCCATGGCAGGTGAGCTGGGCTCAGGCCTTGCATTGCCGTGCTCCAGTATGTTAGTTCCCTCCACCCATGCTCTGGCTCCCCTAGGAGAAGAGGCTGGAGAGGAGCCTGGGGGTTTATCCAGCCTTGGGGTGACTGGCCACCTCAAGGCCGAGGTGGATAAGTCAACCCAGGTGGACATTGACAAGATGCTGAGTGTCTGCGCTGCTCCGCttgtccctcccctctcccctcagtACAAGTGA